Proteins encoded together in one Lathyrus oleraceus cultivar Zhongwan6 chromosome 5, CAAS_Psat_ZW6_1.0, whole genome shotgun sequence window:
- the LOC127085475 gene encoding transcription factor bHLH93, giving the protein MEFYDGDFMEELMALRTETPTQEQNQFFSSSTNNNSLSFENFFDQNSCSNQQLFPQSYINNDYYTNSNSFNEIYDSLLQESSTPQILDSYYSNNTLDAPFVSQDFPLSMIGEEEDQSMLGEEIKNLELQTTCKMEETQSPEMPVVFNAGNSLERKNRSKKLQGQPSKNLMAERRRRKRLNDRLSMLRAIVPKISKMDRTAILGDTIDYMKELLEKINNLQQEIELDSNMSSIIKDVKPNEILIRNSPKFAVERGLDTRVEICCAGKPGLLLSTVNTLEALGLEIQQCVISCFNEFTMQASCSEEFERSTMLSSEDIKQALFRSAGYGGRCL; this is encoded by the exons ATGGAGTTTTATGATGGAGATTTCATGGAGGAATTAATGGCTCTAAGAACAGAAACTCCAACTCAAGAACAAAATCAATTCTTCTCATCATCAACTAACAACAACAGCTTGAGTTTCGAAAACTTTTTCGATCAAAACTCTTGTTCTAATCAACAACTCTTTCCTCAAAGCTACATCAACAATGATTACTACACCAACAGTAACAGTTTCAATGAAATCTATGATTCATTACTTCAAGAATCTTCAACACCTCAGATTCTTGATTCATATTATAGTAATAACACACTCGACGCGCCGTTTGTTTCTCAAGATTTTCCGTTGTCCATGATTGGAGAAGAAGAGGATCAAAGTATGCTCGGCGAAGAGATTAAGAATTTGGAGCTGCAAACAACGTGCAAAATGGAGGAAACACAATCACCTGAAATGCCGGTAGTTTTCAACGCAGGAAACAGTTTGGAGAGAAAGAATCGGTCGAAGAAGCTTCAAGGACAACCGTCGAAGAATTTAATGGCGGAAAGGAGACGACGAAAGAGATTAAACGATCGATTATCGATGCTACGAGCAATTGTGCCTAAGATAAGCAAG ATGGATCGAACGGCTATACTTGGAGATACTATTGATTATATGAAAGAGCTTCTAGAGAAAATCAACAATCTCCAACAAGAAATTGAACTAGATTCAAACATGTCAAGCATTATCAAAGATGTAAAGCCAAATGAAATCTTAATAAGAAACTCTCCAAAG TTTGCGGTGGAGCGAGGCCTAGACACCAGGGTTGAAATTTGTTGTGCAGGGAAGCCTGGGTTATTGCTATCCACAGTGAACACATTGGAAGCATTAGGTCTTGAGATTCAACAATGTGTTATAAGTTGTTTCAATGAGTTCACAATGCAAGCTTCTTGCTCAGAG GAATTTGAGAGAAGTACAATGTTGAGTTCCGAAGATATTAAGCAAGCTTTATTTAGAAGTGCGGGCTATGGAGGAAGATGTTTGTGA